In a genomic window of Zingiber officinale cultivar Zhangliang chromosome 9B, Zo_v1.1, whole genome shotgun sequence:
- the LOC122024845 gene encoding uncharacterized MFS-type transporter YfnC-like gives MKSRRIFGFSVSLILINLASIMERADESLLPAVYKEVSQAFNAGPIELGYLTFILKFVQSIACPVAGVLILYHDRPVVLAMGTAFWALSTAAVGLSQRFEQAAFWRAINGFGLAIVIPALQSFIADSYMDGMRGTGFGLLSLVGAVGGIGGGVLATIMAGHEYWGIPGWRFAFIMMASVSLLIGVLVYLFVVEPRKDPLAAHGADDDTERVTLVPKGTVTVSSIWSNSWLAMKSVMRVHTFQIIVLQGIVGSLPGAAMVFFTMWFELIGFDNNSSASLNSLFLVGCALGSFLGGCIADSISKYYPDSGRVMCAQFSAFMGIPFSWILFTRIEQSVENWNAFAVTLFFMGLCISWCASGANNPMFAEVVPPKHRTMIYAFDRAFEGSFASFAAPAVGFLTEKIYGYDPKSFETSGGSAQGALALSKGLLAMTVVPFGLCSLFYSPLYVVFKRDRDSAKVACSKELEMIS, from the exons ATGAA GTCAAGGAGGATATTTGGATTCTCTGTGTCTCTCATTCTCATCAACCTTGCTTCTATTATGGAGCGTGCCGATGAGAGTCTATTACCAGCAGTTTATAAAGAAGTTAGTCAGGCCTTCAATGCTGGTCCTATTGAGCTCGGATACCTTACTTTCATACTAAAGTTTGTTCAGTCAATAGCATGTCCTGTGGCTGGCGTGCTAATCCTTTATCATGACCGCCCTGTTGTTTTGGCAATGGGTACTGCCTTCTGGGCTTTGTCCACAGCTGCAGTTGGTTTGAGCCAGCGTTTTGAGCAGGCTGCATTTTGGAGGGCAATAAATGGGTTTGGGTTGGCCATTGTCATACCTGCACTGCAATCATTCATTGCAGATAGTTATATGGACGGTATGCGTGGTACTGGATTTGGCTTGTTAAGCCTTGTAGGTGCAGTAGGGGGGATCGGAGGTGGCGTTCTAGCTACAATTATGGCTGGACACGAGTATTGGGGAATACCAGGATGGCGTTTTGCTTTCATCATGATGGCATCAGTGAGCTTGCTGATTGGAGTTCTGGTATATCTGTTTGTTGTTGAACCTAGGAAAGATCCTTTGGCTGCTCATGGTGCTGATGATGACACTGAAAG GGTCACGTTGGTTCCGAAAGGTACCGTAACTGTATCTTCGATCTGGAGTAATTCCTGGTTAGCGATGAAATCTGTGATGAGAGTGCATACATTTCAGATCATTGTCCTTCAAGGCATTGTTGGTTCATTACCAGGGGCAGCCATGGTTTTCTTCACAATGTGGTTCGAATTGATAG GATTCGACAATAACAGCTCGGCTTCGTTAAACAGCCTTTTCCTCGTCGGATGTGCTTTGGGTTCCTTCCTAGGGGGATGCATAGCTGACAGCATCTCCAAGTACTACCCTGACTCGGGCCGAGTTATGTGCGCTCAATTCAGTGCTTTCATGGGTATTCctttttcttggattctttttactcGAATCGAGCAGTCTGTAGAAAACTGGAATGCTTTCGCCGTCACACTGTTCTTCATGGGCTTATGCATTAGCTGGTGTGCCTCTGGCGCCAACAACCCCATGTTTGCAGAGGTTGTCCCGCCCAAGCATCGCACAATGATTTATGCATTTGATCGAGCATTCGAAGGATCGTTCGCCTCATTTGCAGCGCCAGCAGTAGGTTTCCTTACCGAGAAGATTTATGGTTATGATCCGAAATCATTCGAGACGTCAGGCGGGTCCGCTCAAGGTGCGTTAGCACTATCAAAGGGTCTTCTGGCGATGACTGTCGTTCCTTTCGGCTTGTGTTCCTTATTTTACAGTCCTCTCTATGTGGTATTCAAGCGCGATCGGGATAGCGCTAAGGTGGCCTGTTCAAAGGAGCTAGAAATGATCTCGTAG